One window of the Peptacetobacter hiranonis genome contains the following:
- a CDS encoding aconitate hydratase, producing the protein MGENLVYKILKKHLVDGELKAGNTISIKIDNTLTQDSTGTMAYLQLEAMGIKKVKTEKSVAFIDHNMLQQGFENADDHRYIQTAADKYGIYFSRPGNGICHQVYLERFSKPGNTLLGSDSHTPTAGGVGMIAIGAGGLDVALAMAGKAYSIKAPEVVKVNLIGKLNNMVASKDIILEVLRRETVKGGVGKVYEYGGEGLKYLSVPQRATITNMGAELGATTSIFPSDKKTLEFFKAQGREDEWMELKPDADAVYDRVIDINLDELVPMAAKPHSPDNVDTIKNIGKIKINQVAIGSCTNSSYEDLMKVAQILKGKKVHKDVSLVIAPGSRQVMEMISRNGALADIISSGARILENSCGPCIGMGQSPGTDAVSLRTFNRNFYGRSGTLSAKVYLVSPETAAVSAITGVLTDPMEMPVDFENLSVDRFITDDSMIIKPAEDGDKVEVERGPNIKPFPLNTELADSVSGKAVLKVGDNITTDHIMPSNAKLLPYRSNIPYLSGFCFSTIDEDFPKRAEENGGGFIVGGDNYGQGSSREHAALAPLYLGIKGVIVKSFARIHKANLINSGIIPMVFENPDDYGRIDQMDELVIDDAINKVECGKITVKDVTKGFEFDVIVELSDSDVEVIKAGGKLNYTKKTAN; encoded by the coding sequence ATGGGAGAAAATCTCGTATATAAAATATTAAAAAAACATTTAGTAGATGGAGAACTTAAAGCAGGAAATACTATAAGTATTAAAATAGATAACACACTTACACAGGATTCAACTGGAACAATGGCGTATCTTCAGCTTGAAGCAATGGGAATAAAAAAAGTTAAGACAGAAAAAAGTGTAGCATTTATAGACCATAATATGCTTCAGCAGGGATTTGAAAATGCAGACGACCATAGATATATACAGACTGCGGCAGATAAATACGGGATATATTTCTCAAGACCTGGAAATGGAATATGCCATCAGGTATATCTTGAAAGATTTTCTAAACCAGGAAATACTTTACTAGGCTCAGATAGCCATACTCCAACAGCAGGTGGTGTTGGTATGATAGCTATAGGTGCAGGTGGGCTAGATGTAGCTCTTGCAATGGCAGGAAAAGCATATAGTATAAAAGCACCAGAAGTAGTAAAGGTAAACTTAATAGGAAAATTAAATAATATGGTAGCTTCAAAAGATATCATATTAGAAGTATTAAGACGTGAAACTGTAAAAGGTGGAGTTGGAAAAGTATATGAATACGGTGGAGAAGGACTAAAATATCTTTCTGTACCACAGAGAGCGACAATAACAAATATGGGTGCAGAGCTTGGTGCTACAACATCTATATTCCCAAGTGACAAAAAAACTTTAGAATTCTTTAAAGCACAGGGAAGAGAAGATGAATGGATGGAATTAAAACCAGATGCTGATGCTGTATACGATAGAGTAATAGATATCAATTTAGATGAATTAGTTCCAATGGCAGCAAAACCTCACAGCCCAGACAATGTAGATACAATAAAAAATATAGGAAAGATAAAAATAAATCAGGTAGCTATAGGAAGTTGTACAAACTCTTCTTATGAAGACTTAATGAAAGTAGCTCAGATACTAAAAGGAAAGAAAGTTCATAAGGATGTAAGTTTAGTAATTGCGCCTGGATCAAGACAGGTTATGGAAATGATATCAAGAAATGGAGCTTTAGCAGATATTATATCTTCTGGAGCGAGAATACTTGAAAATTCATGTGGACCATGTATAGGTATGGGACAGTCTCCAGGAACAGATGCAGTATCTTTAAGAACATTCAATAGAAACTTCTACGGAAGAAGCGGAACACTATCAGCTAAAGTATATTTAGTTAGCCCTGAAACAGCAGCTGTAAGTGCAATAACAGGTGTACTTACAGATCCTATGGAAATGCCAGTTGATTTTGAAAATCTATCAGTAGACAGATTTATAACTGACGACAGTATGATAATCAAACCAGCAGAAGATGGAGATAAGGTAGAAGTGGAAAGAGGTCCAAATATAAAACCATTCCCACTAAATACAGAACTTGCAGATTCTGTATCAGGAAAGGCAGTTCTAAAAGTAGGAGATAATATAACTACAGACCATATAATGCCATCAAATGCAAAATTATTACCATACAGAAGTAATATTCCATATCTTTCTGGATTCTGCTTCAGCACAATAGATGAAGATTTTCCAAAGAGAGCTGAGGAAAATGGCGGTGGATTTATAGTAGGTGGAGATAACTACGGACAGGGATCTAGTAGAGAACACGCAGCACTTGCACCGCTTTATCTAGGAATAAAAGGCGTAATAGTTAAGAGTTTTGCAAGAATACACAAAGCAAATCTTATAAATAGCGGAATAATACCTATGGTATTTGAAAATCCAGACGATTACGGCAGAATAGACCAGATGGATGAACTTGTAATAGATGACGCTATAAATAAAGTAGAATGTGGAAAAATAACAGTTAAGGATGTTACAAAAGGATTTGAATTTGATGTAATAGTTGAATTATCAGATTCAGATGTAGAAGTAATAAAAGCTGGTGGAAAATTAAATTACACAAAAAAGACAGCTAACTAA
- the nifV gene encoding homocitrate synthase — MCVVDKLKNREIKIVDTTLRDGEQTAGVVFANNEKITIAQMLSDLGVDQLEVGIPAMGGDEKDAIKKICERNLKSSIMAWNRAVIGDIEQSIDCGVDAVAISISVSDIHIQNKLRTSREWVIENMVKSVEYAKKNGLYVSINGEDASRADDDFLIQFIEAGKRAGADRFRFCDTVGVMDPFTIRNKIEKIHKATNFDIEMHTHNDFGMATANAIAGAIGGANHIGVTVNGLGERAGNAALEEVLMALKHVFRYDMDIDTKKFKELSEYVSSASGRELPAWKAIVGSNMFKHESGIHADGALKDPKNYEAFEPEEVGLQRQIVIGKHSGKAAIINKFHEYDIELSPEMASKVLEEIRSVSVRMKRSLFDKEIVGIYYDLLADEENA, encoded by the coding sequence ATGTGTGTAGTTGATAAATTAAAAAATAGAGAGATAAAGATAGTAGATACAACACTTAGAGACGGAGAACAGACAGCAGGAGTTGTTTTTGCAAACAATGAAAAGATAACAATAGCACAGATGCTTAGTGATTTAGGAGTTGACCAGCTTGAAGTAGGAATACCTGCAATGGGTGGCGATGAAAAAGATGCAATTAAAAAAATTTGCGAGAGAAATTTAAAATCAAGCATAATGGCTTGGAACAGAGCAGTTATTGGCGATATAGAACAGTCTATTGATTGTGGTGTTGATGCTGTGGCAATCTCTATTTCAGTATCAGACATACACATTCAGAATAAACTAAGAACTTCAAGAGAATGGGTTATAGAAAATATGGTAAAATCTGTTGAATACGCTAAGAAAAACGGACTTTATGTATCTATAAACGGTGAAGATGCTTCTAGAGCAGATGACGATTTCTTAATACAGTTTATAGAAGCTGGTAAACGGGCTGGGGCAGATAGATTTAGATTCTGCGATACAGTTGGAGTTATGGACCCATTCACAATAAGAAATAAAATAGAAAAAATTCATAAAGCAACTAATTTTGATATAGAAATGCACACTCACAATGATTTTGGTATGGCTACAGCAAATGCAATAGCAGGTGCTATAGGTGGAGCAAATCATATAGGAGTTACAGTAAATGGACTTGGAGAAAGAGCTGGAAATGCTGCATTAGAAGAAGTACTAATGGCATTAAAACATGTTTTTAGATACGACATGGACATAGATACTAAAAAATTCAAAGAGTTATCAGAATATGTATCAAGTGCATCAGGAAGAGAATTACCAGCTTGGAAGGCAATAGTTGGAAGTAATATGTTCAAACATGAATCTGGAATACATGCAGATGGAGCTTTAAAAGATCCTAAAAACTATGAAGCTTTTGAACCAGAAGAAGTTGGTCTACAGAGACAGATAGTTATAGGAAAACATTCAGGAAAAGCAGCTATAATAAATAAATTCCATGAATACGATATAGAATTATCTCCAGAAATGGCTTCAAAAGTATTAGAAGAAATAAGATCAGTATCAGTTAGAATGAAGAGATCTTTATTCGACAAGGAAATAGTAGGAATATACTACGATTTATTAGCTGACGAAGAAAATGCTTAA
- a CDS encoding DEAD/DEAH box helicase: MDFKDLNIKEDIIDILKKSGITKPTPVQEECIGIIKDGRDVIAQSQTGTGKTLAFLIPTLEKINKNKKDVSALILTPTRELALQISNEAEKLAEPLGLNILSAYGGKDIKSQVNKLKGNIHLVIATPGRLLDHLDRKTISLKNLDIFILDEADQMLLMGFKNEIDAILKETNKKRQSLFFSATMDSQVKKLAYRYTNDPAFIEIKSQEVTLEKINQSIVKTTDRRKFDSLCKVLDGDNPFMAIIFCRTKRRADKLEEDMGSRGYNCEKIHSDISQAKRERIMKNFRNMKTQYLIATDVASRGLDITGVTHIYNYDFPETAEDYIHRIGRTGRAGENGDTCAFVTDKNTKILEDVENKLGFKIKVRFDDTEN; encoded by the coding sequence ATGGATTTTAAAGATTTGAACATAAAAGAAGATATAATAGATATCTTAAAAAAATCTGGAATAACAAAACCTACCCCAGTTCAAGAAGAGTGTATAGGTATTATAAAGGACGGTAGAGATGTAATAGCTCAGTCACAGACTGGAACAGGTAAAACACTTGCATTCTTAATTCCTACGCTTGAAAAAATAAACAAAAATAAAAAGGATGTTTCTGCACTTATCCTAACTCCTACAAGAGAACTTGCACTTCAGATTTCTAACGAAGCTGAAAAACTAGCGGAACCACTAGGATTAAATATATTATCTGCTTATGGAGGAAAGGATATAAAATCTCAGGTAAATAAACTAAAAGGAAACATACACTTAGTAATAGCTACTCCTGGTAGACTTTTAGATCATTTAGATAGAAAAACAATAAGCTTAAAAAATCTAGATATATTTATATTAGATGAAGCTGATCAGATGCTTCTTATGGGATTTAAAAATGAAATAGATGCAATTCTTAAAGAAACAAATAAGAAAAGACAGTCTCTTTTCTTCTCTGCTACAATGGATTCACAAGTTAAAAAACTTGCCTATAGATATACAAACGACCCTGCTTTTATCGAAATAAAAAGTCAGGAAGTAACATTAGAAAAAATAAACCAATCTATTGTAAAAACTACAGATAGAAGAAAATTCGACAGTTTATGCAAGGTTTTAGATGGGGATAATCCTTTTATGGCTATTATCTTCTGTAGAACTAAGAGAAGAGCTGATAAACTAGAGGAAGATATGGGTTCTAGAGGATATAACTGCGAAAAAATACATAGCGATATTTCTCAGGCAAAGAGAGAAAGAATTATGAAGAACTTCAGAAATATGAAAACTCAATATCTAATAGCAACAGATGTTGCATCTAGAGGACTTGATATAACTGGGGTTACACATATATATAACTACGACTTCCCAGAAACTGCAGAGGACTACATCCACAGAATAGGAAGAACTGGACGTGCTGGAGAAAATGGAGATACTTGTGCATTTGTAACAGATAAAAATACAAAAATACTTGAAGATGTAGAAAACAAACTAGGATTTAAAATAAAAGTAAGATTTGACGATACAGAAAATTAA
- the rbr gene encoding rubrerythrin — protein MELKGSRTEQNLLTAFAGESQARNKYDYFASKAKKEGYNEIGAIFAETAGNEKEHAKIWFKLLNGINSTEENLKAAAAGENYEWTDMYAGFAKVAKEEGFDHIAYLFEEVAKIEKEHEERYLTLLKNCEEEKIFEKDAEVTAWVCTNCGHIHFGKKAPELCPVCEHPKGYFKVKDESYK, from the coding sequence ATGGAATTAAAAGGAAGTAGAACTGAACAGAACTTATTAACTGCATTTGCAGGGGAATCACAGGCAAGAAACAAATATGATTATTTTGCATCAAAAGCAAAAAAAGAAGGTTACAATGAAATAGGTGCAATATTTGCTGAAACTGCAGGCAATGAAAAAGAACACGCAAAAATATGGTTTAAATTATTAAATGGAATAAATTCAACTGAAGAAAATTTAAAAGCAGCTGCTGCAGGTGAAAACTACGAATGGACTGATATGTACGCAGGATTCGCTAAAGTAGCTAAAGAAGAAGGATTCGATCATATAGCATACTTATTTGAAGAAGTAGCTAAAATAGAAAAAGAACATGAAGAAAGATATCTTACTCTTTTAAAGAACTGCGAAGAAGAAAAAATATTTGAAAAAGACGCAGAAGTTACAGCTTGGGTATGTACTAATTGTGGACATATACACTTTGGTAAAAAAGCTCCAGAACTATGTCCGGTATGTGAACATCCAAAAGGATACTTCAAAGTTAAAGATGAATCTTACAAATAA
- a CDS encoding universal stress protein, giving the protein MAKKKILVPIDGTERSMHSLEFIKGIFDKDSVDIEIMNVKELVFIDGISLSEEIKNSEALGRKILDKAEEIMEGYNVSVYFTFGYPGDEIIRKAKEDDIDIIVMTKSTKKGLTRMIGSVTASVVKQAKCIVMIVPE; this is encoded by the coding sequence ATGGCTAAAAAGAAAATATTAGTACCAATAGACGGAACTGAAAGAAGTATGCATTCTCTAGAGTTTATAAAAGGAATATTTGACAAAGATTCTGTAGATATCGAGATAATGAATGTCAAAGAACTAGTATTTATAGATGGCATATCACTATCTGAAGAAATTAAAAATTCTGAAGCATTAGGTAGAAAAATTCTAGATAAAGCAGAAGAAATAATGGAAGGATACAATGTTAGTGTATACTTCACATTTGGATACCCAGGTGATGAAATAATTAGAAAAGCAAAAGAAGACGATATAGACATAATTGTTATGACTAAATCAACTAAGAAGGGACTAACTAGAATGATAGGATCTGTTACAGCAAGTGTTGTAAAACAGGCTAAATGTATAGTTATGATAGTTCCAGAATAG
- a CDS encoding HAD family hydrolase, translating into MIKVDIPGRGKYEIENAVFDYNGTVAVNGDMSKNTQENLKKLSEFVNIYILTADTYGTVKKKCENLPVSVEVFPTHDAADYKEKIVKSLSGQSICFGNGYNDIKMFDIADLSVCIIEGEGCSGKLLSHSDIVVNSIDDAFGLVFNTDRIKATLRG; encoded by the coding sequence ATGATAAAGGTAGATATTCCTGGAAGAGGAAAATATGAAATAGAAAATGCTGTATTTGATTATAATGGAACGGTAGCTGTAAATGGAGATATGAGCAAAAATACTCAGGAAAATTTAAAAAAACTTAGTGAATTTGTTAATATATACATTCTTACAGCGGATACATATGGTACTGTTAAGAAAAAATGTGAAAATCTTCCTGTATCGGTTGAAGTATTTCCAACTCATGATGCAGCAGACTATAAAGAAAAAATAGTAAAATCTCTTTCAGGGCAGAGTATATGCTTTGGAAATGGATACAATGATATAAAAATGTTTGATATAGCTGATTTATCTGTCTGCATAATAGAAGGAGAAGGATGTTCAGGAAAATTACTATCTCATAGCGATATTGTGGTTAATTCTATTGATGATGCATTTGGATTAGTGTTTAATACAGATAGAATAAAAGCAACTTTAAGAGGTTAA
- a CDS encoding J domain-containing protein — MIESIWDILGIDPTTDKKKIKKAYAEKTKVYHPEDYPEEFKIVQEAYQWAMKYASKSVLDDEDLEIGINTNKSTDEVIEVNKKEENKSIEIDYSNLEEEDFKIKDNRKEKTNKKSETNSSNNKKSKDGEIFNEIYNERTRDDEVDQMRYFLDYIEKKIPKKINMEMFKLILSNSYIKSYLEHPDFKTRFEEIMVNKSYADTLYTEKKMSEIARKYNLYKVARAIDKDTKRRYIVGIRTPVFMLGIAVAVSGMFLKVESKKAEKAEQISNSINQSIEKSGETVHKIRESMLNTSLIVNKDFINGYDVTVDEEDGYYSILDKDKNTILGNVSRVEFTMSNLIIAYQAGEYSIINTSNGNIAKTKYSDIKSADIIKDNDKKYGIVGMEKDKIWYIIDENGNKIQKISGEPNIGKIKVEIKDGKTSFVSEK; from the coding sequence GTGATAGAGAGTATTTGGGATATTTTGGGGATAGATCCGACAACTGACAAGAAAAAAATTAAAAAGGCATATGCAGAAAAAACAAAGGTATATCATCCTGAGGATTATCCGGAAGAATTTAAAATAGTTCAAGAGGCGTATCAATGGGCTATGAAATATGCTAGTAAATCTGTGTTAGATGATGAGGATCTAGAAATTGGTATAAATACAAATAAAAGTACTGATGAAGTTATTGAAGTTAATAAGAAAGAAGAAAATAAGTCTATAGAGATTGACTATTCAAATTTAGAAGAAGAAGATTTTAAAATAAAAGATAATCGTAAAGAAAAAACTAATAAAAAATCTGAAACAAATAGTTCTAATAATAAAAAATCAAAAGACGGAGAAATCTTTAATGAGATATATAACGAAAGAACTAGAGATGATGAAGTAGATCAGATGAGGTATTTCTTAGATTATATAGAAAAGAAAATTCCTAAAAAAATAAACATGGAAATGTTTAAATTGATTTTATCAAACTCATATATAAAATCATATCTAGAGCATCCTGATTTTAAAACTAGATTTGAGGAAATAATGGTAAATAAATCTTATGCTGATACACTATACACAGAAAAGAAAATGTCTGAAATAGCTAGAAAATACAATCTATACAAGGTTGCAAGAGCTATAGATAAAGATACAAAGCGGAGATATATAGTTGGAATTAGGACGCCGGTATTTATGTTGGGTATAGCGGTGGCTGTATCTGGGATGTTTTTAAAAGTAGAGAGTAAAAAAGCAGAAAAAGCAGAGCAAATATCAAATAGTATAAATCAGAGTATAGAAAAAAGTGGTGAAACAGTACATAAGATAAGAGAATCTATGCTGAATACATCATTGATTGTAAATAAAGATTTTATTAATGGATATGATGTAACTGTAGATGAAGAAGATGGATACTATTCTATATTAGATAAAGATAAAAATACTATTTTAGGCAATGTAAGCAGGGTAGAGTTTACAATGTCAAATTTAATAATAGCATACCAAGCTGGTGAGTACAGCATAATTAATACAAGCAATGGAAACATAGCAAAAACAAAATATTCAGATATAAAATCAGCTGATATAATTAAAGATAATGATAAAAAATATGGAATAGTAGGAATGGAAAAGGACAAAATTTGGTATATAATCGATGAAAATGGCAACAAGATACAGAAGATTAGTGGAGAGCCTAATATTGGAAAAATAAAAGTCGAAATAAAAGATGGAAAAACTAGTTTTGTGAGTGAAAAGTAA
- a CDS encoding Hsp70 family protein: MAVIGIDLGTTNSIAVVFRNGEVEMIPNSFGEYLTPSVVTIENKELIVGKIAKQKLVTNPENTTSLFKRDMGTNKTIKLGKNKYLPQELSALVLKQLINDAEKYLNEKVEEVVISVPAYFNAKQRRATKLAGEIIGVKVDRLINEPSAAAIACHEEEFETFVVFDFGGGTLDVSVVDCFENVVSICSIAGNNQLGGIDFDKAIAMHFCQQNKIDYNSLLRAEKESLFLAAERVKIALQDNEEATMSLSIRGKLYSVKITNEILSLISKPILDEIREVIRRAVKDSGFVPSDIDRMIMVGGSSYMPIVRDYLEKLLKIPVESAEDIDYMVAMGLGKYLGIKQRCSEVKDLVVTDICPFSLSTPIVNESDSSKPLAKVIIPKNTVLPSSRTVTLQAYRRGQNNISISVYQGEEMYENDNILLGHTKVKIPRNYKENEQFNITYSYDINSMLYVEVEIISTGEKSVFIIGDDKKLESIKEGNQLNAIKEISIKLNSNPEYEACIERARRIYKELSPELKRMLQERMESLEIMYKDCVNNIQKKRAIVEEMERLLDVFDSISEFNESDIFSDFGIDDNSIEDKDIEEKDIKEKDIKIIDGTGGRLS, encoded by the coding sequence ATGGCTGTGATAGGTATAGATTTAGGTACTACAAATAGTATAGCTGTTGTTTTTAGAAATGGAGAAGTAGAGATGATACCTAATTCATTTGGCGAATATCTAACTCCAAGTGTAGTTACAATAGAAAACAAAGAACTTATAGTCGGAAAAATAGCTAAACAAAAGCTAGTTACAAATCCAGAAAATACAACGTCTCTTTTTAAAAGAGATATGGGTACTAACAAAACAATAAAGCTTGGTAAAAATAAATATCTTCCACAGGAATTATCTGCATTAGTACTGAAACAACTGATAAATGATGCAGAAAAATATCTAAATGAAAAAGTAGAAGAAGTTGTTATAAGTGTACCTGCGTATTTCAATGCAAAGCAGAGAAGGGCTACAAAACTAGCAGGAGAAATTATAGGAGTAAAGGTTGATAGGTTAATAAATGAGCCATCTGCAGCAGCTATTGCCTGCCACGAAGAAGAATTTGAAACATTTGTAGTATTTGACTTTGGAGGAGGAACTCTAGATGTTTCTGTTGTAGATTGTTTTGAAAATGTAGTCAGTATATGCTCGATAGCTGGAAATAATCAATTAGGTGGAATTGATTTTGATAAAGCAATTGCAATGCATTTTTGTCAACAAAATAAAATTGACTACAATTCTCTTTTAAGAGCAGAAAAAGAAAGTTTATTCTTAGCAGCAGAAAGAGTGAAAATAGCATTACAAGATAATGAAGAAGCAACAATGAGCCTATCTATAAGAGGAAAATTATATTCAGTGAAAATTACAAATGAAATACTATCTCTAATATCTAAACCTATTTTAGATGAGATAAGAGAGGTTATAAGAAGGGCTGTAAAAGACAGTGGATTTGTCCCTTCTGATATAGATAGAATGATAATGGTAGGTGGATCTAGCTATATGCCTATAGTTAGAGATTATTTAGAAAAATTATTGAAAATACCAGTTGAGTCAGCTGAAGATATAGACTATATGGTTGCTATGGGACTTGGAAAATATCTAGGAATAAAACAAAGATGCAGTGAAGTAAAAGATTTAGTCGTTACAGATATTTGTCCATTTTCACTTAGTACACCTATTGTAAATGAATCTGATTCAAGTAAACCTTTAGCAAAAGTTATAATACCTAAAAATACAGTGTTACCTTCAAGTAGAACTGTAACTCTTCAAGCATATAGAAGAGGTCAAAATAATATAAGTATATCTGTTTATCAAGGAGAAGAAATGTACGAAAATGACAATATTCTTCTTGGGCATACAAAGGTAAAAATACCTAGAAATTATAAAGAAAATGAGCAGTTCAATATAACATATTCATACGATATAAATAGTATGCTATATGTAGAAGTAGAAATAATATCAACAGGTGAAAAAAGTGTATTTATAATAGGTGATGATAAAAAACTAGAGTCTATAAAAGAGGGTAACCAGTTAAATGCTATCAAGGAGATATCTATAAAATTAAATAGCAATCCAGAGTATGAAGCATGTATTGAAAGAGCAAGGAGAATATATAAAGAATTATCTCCAGAATTGAAACGTATGCTTCAAGAAAGAATGGAATCTCTTGAAATTATGTACAAAGATTGTGTAAATAATATACAGAAAAAGAGAGCTATTGTAGAGGAAATGGAAAGATTACTTGATGTATTTGATAGTATTTCAGAGTTTAATGAATCAGATATATTCTCCGATTTTGGAATAGATGACAATAGTATTGAAGATAAGGATATAGAGGAAAAAGATATTAAAGAGAAAGATATTAAAATAATAGATGGTACAGGAGGTCGCTTGTCGTGA
- a CDS encoding DUF3592 domain-containing protein → MLKIGLLIIGLGIFIIAMSSSKYSKSEKDSRKVGVAITVFGIVFLATGLDSSGRASFALIGITFGGFMVYAGVEEIKIILKCNQTVDAKLEGFIEKTGRSSIYFPIMSFNYNGRKYKIKSDNSMYEGAMKLYQDSEIHTVYINPNDPSQMRYNRKPSIYIYTGFILGLIFLIMGLKVLITGRI, encoded by the coding sequence ATGCTTAAGATAGGATTACTTATCATTGGACTAGGAATTTTTATAATAGCTATGTCTAGTAGTAAATATAGCAAAAGTGAAAAGGACTCTAGGAAAGTTGGAGTTGCTATTACGGTATTTGGAATAGTATTTCTTGCAACTGGACTAGATAGTTCTGGAAGGGCGAGTTTTGCACTTATTGGAATAACTTTTGGTGGATTTATGGTATATGCAGGTGTAGAGGAGATAAAAATTATATTGAAATGTAATCAAACAGTTGATGCAAAACTAGAAGGATTTATAGAGAAAACAGGAAGAAGTAGTATTTATTTTCCTATAATGAGCTTTAATTACAATGGTAGAAAATACAAGATAAAATCAGATAATTCTATGTATGAAGGAGCTATGAAATTATATCAAGATAGTGAAATTCATACTGTTTATATAAACCCAAATGATCCAAGTCAAATGAGATACAATAGAAAGCCATCAATATACATATATACTGGATTTATACTTGGATTGATATTTTTAATAATGGGGTTAAAAGTTTTGATAACTGGTAGAATTTAA
- a CDS encoding YebC/PmpR family DNA-binding transcriptional regulator, with protein MGRIGNIINRKGKQDAQRAKVFTKHARAIAVAAKDGGGDPEYNAALKTAIEKAKADNMPNDNIDRAIAKGTGAGNSESYETIVYEGYGPGGVAVIVNALTDNKNRTAGNIRYYFDKNGGNLGTSGCVSFMFDRKGQILVAAEDGVSEEELMDAALEAGAEDFIVEEDGFEVITEPNDFAAVRDALKEAGYEFISADVKMIPQTTTELTEDGQRNAMEKLIDMLEDDDDVQDIYHNWEITE; from the coding sequence ATGGGACGTATAGGAAACATAATAAATAGAAAAGGAAAACAGGATGCTCAGAGAGCAAAAGTATTTACAAAACATGCTAGAGCAATAGCAGTTGCTGCTAAAGATGGTGGAGGAGATCCAGAATATAATGCAGCTTTAAAAACAGCTATAGAAAAAGCTAAAGCTGACAACATGCCTAATGATAATATAGATAGAGCTATAGCAAAAGGTACAGGTGCTGGAAACTCTGAAAGCTACGAAACAATAGTATACGAAGGATATGGACCAGGTGGGGTTGCAGTAATAGTTAACGCACTTACTGACAACAAAAATAGAACAGCTGGTAACATAAGATACTACTTCGATAAAAATGGTGGTAACTTAGGTACTTCAGGATGCGTATCTTTCATGTTCGATAGAAAAGGACAGATATTAGTTGCAGCTGAAGATGGTGTAAGCGAAGAAGAATTAATGGATGCAGCTTTAGAAGCTGGAGCAGAAGATTTCATAGTTGAAGAAGATGGATTTGAAGTAATAACTGAACCTAATGACTTCGCAGCAGTTAGAGATGCATTAAAAGAAGCTGGATACGAATTTATATCAGCTGACGTTAAAATGATACCTCAGACAACTACTGAATTAACAGAAGATGGTCAGCGTAATGCTATGGAAAAATTAATAGATATGCTTGAAGATGACGATGATGTTCAGGATATCTACCACAACTGGGAAATAACAGAATAA
- the nadE gene encoding NAD(+) synthase produces MSTRAEQIEKTVEWLQDKVKEAHARGLIVGVSGGIDSAVVAYLIKKACPNDSMGVIMSIKSNPADRVDAMKVIDGCGIEYMDLELAEPHKLILDTVTDNLKEKGLFKEEYLRMTDANLRARIRMSTIYTIANDLGYLVVGTDNAAELHTGYFTKHGDGGVDILPLANLTKGEVFEWAKELGIHEDLINKAPSAGLWEGQTDENEMGTTYKYIDAVLEGRRDEVPAEHLEIIDRLHRNSEHKRHTAAKPPKF; encoded by the coding sequence ATGAGTACTAGAGCAGAACAGATTGAAAAAACAGTAGAATGGTTACAGGACAAAGTAAAAGAAGCACATGCTAGAGGATTAATAGTTGGTGTATCTGGTGGTATAGACTCTGCAGTTGTGGCATATCTTATTAAAAAAGCATGCCCAAATGATTCTATGGGTGTAATAATGAGTATAAAATCAAATCCAGCAGATAGAGTAGATGCTATGAAAGTTATAGATGGATGTGGAATAGAATACATGGATCTTGAATTAGCAGAACCACACAAATTAATATTAGATACAGTGACAGATAATCTAAAAGAAAAAGGATTATTTAAAGAAGAATATCTAAGAATGACTGATGCTAATCTTAGAGCTAGAATAAGAATGAGTACAATATATACAATAGCAAATGATTTAGGATATTTAGTTGTAGGAACAGACAATGCAGCAGAACTTCACACTGGATACTTTACTAAACATGGAGATGGTGGTGTTGATATACTTCCACTTGCAAATCTTACAAAGGGTGAAGTATTTGAATGGGCTAAAGAATTAGGAATACACGAAGATCTAATAAATAAAGCTCCATCAGCTGGACTATGGGAAGGGCAGACTGACGAAAACGAAATGGGAACTACATATAAATATATAGATGCTGTTTTAGAAGGCAGAAGAGATGAAGTTCCAGCAGAACATCTTGAAATAATAGACAGATTACACAGAAATAGTGAACACAAAAGACATACTGCTGCAAAACCACCTAAATTCTAA